The Gemmatimonas phototrophica region ACGGACACCGTCCGTGGATTCCTCGTAGCGCATGCCGAAATTGAGCCCTTCCTTCTCGAGCAGCGCGGCGATTTCCTGCAGAGACTTCTTGCCGAAGTTCTTGACCTGAAGGATTTGCGCCTCGGTCTGGCGAACCAGATCGCCGAGCGAGCGGATGTTGGAGTTCTTGAGTGAATTGACGGAGCGAACCGACAATTCGAGGTCGTCGATGGGGGTACGGAACAGCTCAGCGAGACGGATGGCATCCGAGTTGGCACCATCACCGGCCGCACCGGGCTGCGCGGAGGCCGACGACCCAAAGCCCACAAAGTACTGGAAGTGGGTCTGGGCGAGGGCTGCCGCATAGCTCACAGATTCCTCAGGCGACATCGTGCCGTTGGTTTCGACGGTGAGCGTGAGACGGTCGTAGTCGGTGCGCTGACCGACGCGGGTTTCCGCGACGGTGAAGTTGGCCCGACGGACCGGGTTGTAGATGGCATCGATCCGCACGACATCAACCGGGAGGTTCTTGTCGGCCGGATGCTGGTCGCTCTCGACGTAGCCGCGTCCCTTGTTCACGTAGAGTTCGACGGTGAAGTCGCGCTCGTCGGTGATGGTGAAGAGATGATGCGCCGGGTCGATAACGCGCACGCCTCCCGTGGCGATGATGTCTGCCGCGGTGACCGTGCCCGGGCCCGACTTGACGATGCGGAGCACAGCCTGCTCGACTTCGTCAGGGAGGGACAGGGTGAGCGTCTTGAGATTGCCGATGATCTGGTGCACGTCTTCCACGACCCCGCCGATGGTCTGGTGCTCATGCACCACGCCATCAATGCGGAACGCCCACACAGCGGAGCCACGCAGCGACGACAGCAGCAGTCGGCGCATGGCGTTGCCCAGCGTGTGCCCGAAGCCGCGTTCGAGCGGCTGCAGGCGGAATTCGGCCAGATTGGGATTGTCCTCGCGCTTGGTCGCTTCAACCAGCTGCGGACGGACCAGCCCGGAAAGATCGATAGTTGCCATGTGAAGTCTTGAGAAAAGGTCACGCCGGTGTGGTACCGACGACGCGCTGCCTCGCCCCGAACGCGTGGCAGCCCCGTAGAGGGGTTCGGGCCCCGACCAGCTACTGCCTTACTTGGAGTACAGTTCGACGACGAGCTGTTCCTGCGCGGCGAGCGGGATGCTCGTACGCTGCGGCTTCTCGAGCACGCGGCCGCTGAACGACTCCTTGTCGACCGCGATCCACGAGAGCGAGCCGCCCTTGGACGCCTGCTCCATGGCGCTCATGACGAGCACCAACTCGCGCGAGCTCTGCTTGACGCGCACTTCTTCACCCGGCCGCACCTGGTACGACGGGATGTCGAGGAGACGCCCCTTCACTTCAATGTGGCGGTGACGGATGAGCTGACGCGCGGCCTTGCGGCTCGGAGCGAAGCCCATGCGGTACACCACATTGTCGAGACGGGTCTCAAGCGCGGCGAGCAGGTTGTGACCGGTGATACCGGCCTGCGTTGACACACGCTCGAACGTGTTGCGGAACTGCTTCTCGGAGATGCCGTAGATGCGCTTGATCTTCTGCTTCTCGCGCAGCTGCTTGGCGAACTCCGACATCTTCTTGCGACGCGCCGTGGCCTGCCCGTGCTGACCCGGGGCGTACGGACGACGCTCCACGGGGCACTTTTCGGTGAAGCACTTGGTGCCCTTCAGGAAGAGCTTGGCGCCCTCACGACGGCACTGACGGCAGCTGGGACCAGTATAACGGGCCATGGATCAAACCCTCCGGCGCTTGGGGGGACGGCAGCCGTTGTGCGGAATGGGGGTGACGTCACGAATGGACTTCACCTGCAGCCCCGCAGCGGCGAGCGCCTGGATGGCCGACTCGCGGCCAGAGCCCGGACCCTGCACGCGCACATGGACGCGGCGCACTCCGGCGGTGAGCGCTTCGCGCGCGCACTGCTCGGACGCCACGGTGGCGGCGAACGGCGTGGACTTCTTCGACCCCTTGAAGCCCGCCTTGCCGGCCGAGCCCCACGACACCGCGTTGCCATGCATGTCGGTGATCGTGATGGTCGTGTTGTTGAACGTGGCGCTGACGTGGGCGATGCCTTCGGCCTCGACGACGCGCTTGGTTTTCTTTGCGGTAGCCATGGCTTACTTGGTCACCTTCTTCTTGCCCGCGATAGCGCGGCGCGGCCCCTTCTTGGTGCGCGCGTTCGTGTGCGTGCGCTGCCCGCGCACGGGGAGGCCGCGACGGTGGCGCGTGCCACGGTACGAGCCAATGTCCATCAGGCGCTTGATGTTCATCGCGACTTCAGTGCGCAAAGCACCTTCGACGCGGAAATTGCGCTCGATTTCCTGACGGAGCTTGTTGAGATCGACATCGTTCAGGTCGCGAACGCGCTGCGCGCTCGACACACCGGCCGATTCGAGAATCTTCTGGGCGGTCTTGCGACCGATGCCGAAGATGTAGGTCAGGCCGATCTCAATCTTCTTCTCACGCGGGAGATCGACGCCAGCGATACGTGCCATATTCTACGCTTCCCCTCAGCCCTGACGCTGCTTGTGCTTGGGGTTGCGCTTGCAGATGATGCGAGTCACGCCCTGTCGCTTGACGACTTTGCAGTGCTCACAGATCGGCTTTACGCTGCTGCGAACTTTCACGGGTCACCTCGGTGCTTCCGCACCGACGGAGTCTCCCGCACCACTGTTGCCAGTAGCCGGCCGGACTCCCCATGCTGTTCATCGCTCGTGAAGCATCGCGAACGGCATCAGGTTTTCCCGATGCAGCTCTCCGATTCCGCGCATGAGCGAAGCGAATGTGGCCAGCGGATTGGCCGGTGAATTCCCGCCCCATGGGCGCCACAAAATGGCACCCAAAATGGGCAAGACCTGCAGCTTAGCGGACTTAGGCAATCCCCGCAAGTACGCGTGCGGTCTTACCTTAGCGCGGCGTGCACGGCAGCCATCGCCGCCGCCGGGTCGTCCGCCGCCGTCACCGCCCGCCCAAGAATGAGCCACCGGGCACCGGCCGCCGCCGCCGCCGCCGGCGTCATCACGCGGCGCTGATCATGCGCCGCGCCCCCGGGCAGTCGGATTCCGGGAATGAGCAACCCCAGCCGGTCACCGAAGGCCGCGCGCACCGGCGCCGCCTCGTGGCCGGAGCAGACGATCCCTGCCCCGCCCCCCGTGGCCACCAGCCCGGCCAGTCGCAGCACCTCATCCTCCACCGTCACCGACGACCGCCCCCACGCCTCCTCCACGCCGGAGGCATCCATGCTGGTGAGAATGGTCACCCCCAGAATGGCACAGCCGCCGCCGGGCTCCCCGTCGTTGGCCCCATCCACGGCAGCGGCGATCATCTCGCGGCCGCCGCTGGCATGCACCGTCAGCAAGGATGCACCATGGCGGGCCACGCTCCGCGCCGCCCCCCGCACGGTGTTGGGGATATCGTGGAGCTTGAGGTCCACGAAGACCTCCTTGCCCTGATCCCGGAGCCACGCCACGACCGACGGGCCCTCGGCTGCAAAGAGCTCCAACCCGACCTTGTAAAAGGAGCAGCTATCCCCGAGCCGGCGGACCATCGCCTCGGCACCGGCCCGGTCGGACACGTCCAGCGCCACGATGGGGATGACAACAGCGGTCATGAGTGAGGCCATTCGAGGGTTCCAATGATGGAAGTCAGATCGCGGATGCCCTGCCGATCGGCCCACTGCCGCATCTGGCGAACGATCCGTTCCGGGGCACGCGGATCCCGCAGGGCGGCGGTTCCGACCCCAACCAGTGACGCACCGGCCAGCAGATACTGCACGGCGTCGTCTCCCGTGCTGACGCCGCCGAGCCCAATCAAAGGGACCCCCGGCAGCGCCTGACTCACCCGCCAGGTCGCCAGAAGGCCAATGGGGAGCACCGCCGGTCCACTGATCCCGCCACTGCCGAAGCTGATCTTCGGCCGGCGCCGATGCGTATCGATGACCAGCCCTGGCATGGTGTTGACCAGCGTCAACCCAGTGGCTCCATGGTCCACGGCAATACGGGCCGTATCCACAATGCCCGCCCCCAGCGTTGGCGACAGCTTCACAAATATGGGACGCTGCGTTTTGGCCCGAGCCGCCGAGACCAGCGCTGCCAGCGCCTGCTGATCGGCGCCAAACTCCAACCCGCCCGCCTTCACGTTGGGGCAGCTCACATTGAGCTCGAACCCATCGATCCCCCGCTCCCCGTTGATGGCTTCCACGACCGCGGCGAAGTCGTCGATGCTGTTACCCACCACATTCACAAACACCCGGGTCCCAGGGTGATGCGCAGGTAGCCACGGGAGATATGCGGCTTTGACCGCCTCCAATCCGGGATTGGCCAGACCGATGGCATTGATCATCCCGCCGGCGAACTCACTCACTCTGAGCGCCGGGTTCCCTTTTCGAGGGCTGATACTGACGGCCTTGGTGGAAATGCCCCCCACGGCATCCAGATCCACCACATCTTCAATCTCCATCCCGAACCCGGCGGTCCCGGACGCGAGCACAACAGGATTCCGGAACTCAAGGCCGGCCACACGAAGCCCAAGGGGCCGGGCCATTGAAGCACCGGCCGTAACGAGGGGGGGCGTGGGAGCAGCTGCGACAGTCACGGGTGGCATGTCTCGGGACGAGGGAAACGGGGAGCTGCGGGCTGGTGACTAGGGAGCTCGCTGGGCGCTACGCGCCCGCAGCTTGCGTACGCTATCACTCCAGACCCGCACCGCTTCCCCCCAGCGCAATTTCAACAACGTGGGAGCGTTCGCAAAGTCATCAGCCGTTGCCGGATCCTCCCCACGCAGTCGCAGTGCGACCGCCGACGCGGGATACTCCACCCGGATACGTTGCTGCCAGCGTTCGGCGCTGTCAGGCATGAGCGTACTGGCGGCGTACCACGCGTGCGGGGCAAACACGGAGTTCGTGCGCTGCCGCGCAAACTCCGAGAACACGGCTTGCGCCAACCATGCAGAGCGGAGTGAGTCACGTGCCACTTCGCCCGCGAGAAACGCGGAAGCGCCCGTGGGATCATCGCGTCCGAGCAGCAATCGCAACAGCAGGAGGTGCTCATTGATCTGGCGACCAAAACTCGTCGTCCACGAGGCGGAATCCACCCGTGCCAACACCGAGTCGGCGCCGCTCATGGAGCGGGCCTGTCGAAGGTCAAGGTACGCTGTGCGTATCATGACTTCCCGCCGCATCAGCGAATCTTTGCCGGCAAGCGATGCAGATCGGTCCAGATACAGGCGCGCGACCGAGTCCCGTCCCGCTCTGAGCAGCTGGTCGCCGAGGGTGTATTGCAGTCGGCCCCGATTCAGATCACGGACCCGCGCATTGTCGTAGGCCCGCACCACGCGCTCGGCACCGTCCAATCGTTGTGCCAGACCGAAGTCGACGAGGGCCCGCACGACATCGTCGCGAAAGTCGCCGGCGCGCCCGCGAATCACCAGAACGGATTCGGCGCGCACAAAGTCGCGGGCGGCGAGTGCCGCGGCCGCGATTTCCCATGGGAGAAGCCCGGAATCGACGTCGCCGAGATACTGATCCGTTGCCTGCAGGTCGCCTTGCGCCAGAGCGCTACGGGCGGCCCAGAGCCGCGCCTGTCGTCTGGTTTCCCCCGCGGGGAGCGAAGGCAGCAGGGAGTCGAGCAACACGCGCGCGCGGGCAGCGTTCGAGGTACGGAGCTCACAGGCAGCCAGCGCGATGAGCGCCCGCGATTTCTCGTCACCCGATCCGGCTGCCCCGCCGAGAAACGCGGAGAGATACCGACGGCCTGTCTCACAGTCGCCGCTCAAGGCAGCGCCGCGGCCGGCGAGGTAGGTGGACCGAGACGTCCACTTGGAGGACGGATGCCGAACGATCACCGTTTCGGCATGCGCGGCAGACACCTTGAAGTCCTCCCGCGCAGCATCGTCTTCATTGCGTTGCAGCTTGGCATCGCCCCGCTTCGCCGACTTTTCGGCGTTATACACGCCGTTGTAGTACACGCAGCCACTCGCCAACAGCCAGGTCGTCGCCAGGGCTATCAGGCGATGTGCGGCACCGTGTCTCATCCGCCCACCTTCCGGTCGTATTCGTCGAGGTATCGCTCCACAGCATCGGCCAACCGATCCGCGAGCTCGGCCTGACGTTCAGGGCTGGTGATGTAGGCGGCCTCGGCCCGATTGGTCCCGAAACCGATTTCCACCAGCACAGCGGGCATGAACGCGGTAACGAGGACGACCAGGCCAGCCTGCTTCACTCCCCGATTGGGACCTGGATGCACCGTACGCATCCCCGATTGAATGAGCGTTGCGAGCCGCATGGACTCTCGCAGGTGCTCGTTCTGCGCCATATCCCGCATGATGAATCCAAGCGGATCATCGCGACTGACATCGGCATTCGTTTCGAACTTGACGGCTTCGTTTTCCATGGCGGCGACGCGCCGTTCGTCTTCCGTTTTGGCTTCGGCGAGAAAATACGTTTCGAAGCCACGCGCGCCGCCCGGATTCTGCCATCGCGGATTGGCAGCATTGACGTGGATGGACACGAACAGATCGCCCTTGGCGGCGTTCGCGATTGGGCCCCGATCGTACAGTCCGATCAATGTGTCAGTGGTCCGCGTCATGACCACGCGAATGCCGCGCGTTTCGAGGGCACGCTGGAGCTGCTTGGAGACCGCCAGCGTGACGTTCTTTTCGTAAATGCGCGGACCGCCGCCGATGGGGCCGGACATCCCATTGTCACGTCCGCCGTGACCGGCGTCCACAACGACGACACGCTGACGACCGCTGCGCGTGGCGGCCGCGTTTCCCCCCGTCGCTCGGGGCGCGGCGCCGGGAGACGCCGGCTGACGAGCGGGTGCGACGGGCCGTTTGGCCGCAGCCACCGGCGCAAACCGGCGCAACTCCCGCTTCTCCGCATCAAACATGACCCCGGTGCCAATCCGTGGCAGCAGGTCGGCGGCCAACCCCATGGGAACATACAGCTGCGCCGCGCGCCGGAACACGGGCCCACTCAACGGAAGGGTATCGTTGGCCACCACGGCAAACGCGGTGCCGGTTTCGATATCGATGCCAATGCGCCCGACTTCGAGTCGATACCGTCCGCTGCGCGCCCCGTCGCGCACCAACTGCCCGCCGAGCGCCTCGGCCAAGACATCCGCCCGCAGGGCGAGCCCGCCACCGTCAGCGGCCACGACTGGAACTTCCCGCACCCGTTCACCAAGTCGTACCGTGAGCGAAACCGGCTGTGCTACGGCTACCACCTGCAGCATCAGCCCGAGGGCCGCAAACACGGTACTCATCCCTTGCGCAGGACGCGCGCAATCTCCCGCTCCGCGTCCCGTTTCTTG contains the following coding sequences:
- the rpsM gene encoding 30S ribosomal protein S13; translated protein: MARIAGVDLPREKKIEIGLTYIFGIGRKTAQKILESAGVSSAQRVRDLNDVDLNKLRQEIERNFRVEGALRTEVAMNIKRLMDIGSYRGTRHRRGLPVRGQRTHTNARTKKGPRRAIAGKKKVTK
- a CDS encoding DNA-directed RNA polymerase subunit alpha gives rise to the protein MATIDLSGLVRPQLVEATKREDNPNLAEFRLQPLERGFGHTLGNAMRRLLLSSLRGSAVWAFRIDGVVHEHQTIGGVVEDVHQIIGNLKTLTLSLPDEVEQAVLRIVKSGPGTVTAADIIATGGVRVIDPAHHLFTITDERDFTVELYVNKGRGYVESDQHPADKNLPVDVVRIDAIYNPVRRANFTVAETRVGQRTDYDRLTLTVETNGTMSPEESVSYAAALAQTHFQYFVGFGSSASAQPGAAGDGANSDAIRLAELFRTPIDDLELSVRSVNSLKNSNIRSLGDLVRQTEAQILQVKNFGKKSLQEIAALLEKEGLNFGMRYEESTDGVRILDMGTPPSRAAENAPDDDEDED
- a CDS encoding dihydroorotate dehydrogenase — translated: MARPLGLRVAGLEFRNPVVLASGTAGFGMEIEDVVDLDAVGGISTKAVSISPRKGNPALRVSEFAGGMINAIGLANPGLEAVKAAYLPWLPAHHPGTRVFVNVVGNSIDDFAAVVEAINGERGIDGFELNVSCPNVKAGGLEFGADQQALAALVSAARAKTQRPIFVKLSPTLGAGIVDTARIAVDHGATGLTLVNTMPGLVIDTHRRRPKISFGSGGISGPAVLPIGLLATWRVSQALPGVPLIGLGGVSTGDDAVQYLLAGASLVGVGTAALRDPRAPERIVRQMRQWADRQGIRDLTSIIGTLEWPHS
- the rpsD gene encoding 30S ribosomal protein S4, which encodes MARYTGPSCRQCRREGAKLFLKGTKCFTEKCPVERRPYAPGQHGQATARRKKMSEFAKQLREKQKIKRIYGISEKQFRNTFERVSTQAGITGHNLLAALETRLDNVVYRMGFAPSRKAARQLIRHRHIEVKGRLLDIPSYQVRPGEEVRVKQSSRELVLVMSAMEQASKGGSLSWIAVDKESFSGRVLEKPQRTSIPLAAQEQLVVELYSK
- the pyrF gene encoding orotidine-5'-phosphate decarboxylase; the protein is MTAVVIPIVALDVSDRAGAEAMVRRLGDSCSFYKVGLELFAAEGPSVVAWLRDQGKEVFVDLKLHDIPNTVRGAARSVARHGASLLTVHASGGREMIAAAVDGANDGEPGGGCAILGVTILTSMDASGVEEAWGRSSVTVEDEVLRLAGLVATGGGAGIVCSGHEAAPVRAAFGDRLGLLIPGIRLPGGAAHDQRRVMTPAAAAAAGARWLILGRAVTAADDPAAAMAAVHAALR
- the rpsK gene encoding 30S ribosomal protein S11; protein product: MATAKKTKRVVEAEGIAHVSATFNNTTITITDMHGNAVSWGSAGKAGFKGSKKSTPFAATVASEQCAREALTAGVRRVHVRVQGPGSGRESAIQALAAAGLQVKSIRDVTPIPHNGCRPPKRRRV
- the rpmJ gene encoding 50S ribosomal protein L36, which encodes MKVRSSVKPICEHCKVVKRQGVTRIICKRNPKHKQRQG
- a CDS encoding N-acetylmuramoyl-L-alanine amidase family protein; translated protein: MSTVFAALGLMLQVVAVAQPVSLTVRLGERVREVPVVAADGGGLALRADVLAEALGGQLVRDGARSGRYRLEVGRIGIDIETGTAFAVVANDTLPLSGPVFRRAAQLYVPMGLAADLLPRIGTGVMFDAEKRELRRFAPVAAAKRPVAPARQPASPGAAPRATGGNAAATRSGRQRVVVVDAGHGGRDNGMSGPIGGGPRIYEKNVTLAVSKQLQRALETRGIRVVMTRTTDTLIGLYDRGPIANAAKGDLFVSIHVNAANPRWQNPGGARGFETYFLAEAKTEDERRVAAMENEAVKFETNADVSRDDPLGFIMRDMAQNEHLRESMRLATLIQSGMRTVHPGPNRGVKQAGLVVLVTAFMPAVLVEIGFGTNRAEAAYITSPERQAELADRLADAVERYLDEYDRKVGG